A region from the Oceanidesulfovibrio marinus genome encodes:
- the uppS gene encoding polyprenyl diphosphate synthase, whose product MDGNGRWAKQRGLPRSEGHKAGSETAKRILDACHARGIRHLTLYTFSRENWSRPKDEVSFLFDLLQSFIKRELGKLVEKSVQLRVLGELEELPFATRQALRLAINKTRGGQSMILNLALNYSGRDEILRACRRLMTDGVSPEEITEEAFSQRLYTAGQPDPDLIIRTSGELRLSNYLLFQAAYSEFYFTDKLWPDFDEAELDIALANYASRQRRFGSTSEQVGTKE is encoded by the coding sequence ATGGACGGCAACGGCCGCTGGGCAAAGCAGCGTGGATTGCCCCGAAGCGAGGGGCACAAGGCCGGCAGTGAGACGGCCAAGCGCATCCTCGACGCCTGCCATGCGCGCGGCATCCGCCATCTGACGCTCTACACCTTCTCGCGCGAGAACTGGAGCAGGCCCAAGGACGAGGTTTCGTTCCTCTTCGACCTGCTCCAGTCGTTCATCAAGCGCGAGCTCGGCAAGCTCGTGGAAAAATCCGTGCAGCTGCGCGTGCTCGGCGAGCTGGAGGAGCTGCCCTTCGCCACACGCCAAGCTCTGCGTCTGGCCATCAACAAGACGCGCGGCGGCCAATCCATGATCCTCAACCTCGCCCTCAACTACTCGGGACGCGATGAGATCCTGCGAGCCTGCCGGCGCCTCATGACCGACGGCGTATCGCCGGAAGAGATCACCGAGGAAGCCTTCAGCCAGCGCCTCTACACCGCCGGCCAACCCGATCCGGACCTCATCATCCGCACCAGCGGCGAGCTCCGGCTTTCCAACTACCTGCTCTTCCAGGCCGCCTACAGCGAGTTCTACTTTACGGACAAGCTCTGGCCGGACTTCGACGAGGCCGAGCTGGACATCGCCCTGGCGAACTACGCCTCGCGCCAACGCCGCTTCGGCTCCACCAGCGAGCAGGTCGGAACCAAGGAGTAA
- a CDS encoding phosphatidate cytidylyltransferase, protein MALSASHIKRLATAGVLIAVLAVCLVIGGIAYYALVGAATLIGLWEFYGLFSLPLHARLGGIVLYVLMLAVTYFFTPMAGFIVALSSFWVVNVAYTFICGEELQPDVPSRYSTHLVMPTGLVYVGCSILTFLIMTPAEAALVVALAAVSDTAAYYAGSYIGGPKIWPSISPKKTWAGSLASVVGTALAALVAGMVFGKLLPGMAGLHWSLLPVLGAALAIAAQLGDFFESAIKRTVGVKDAGNLLPGHGGLLDRIDGLLLAAPVYVILCYALPKVFALFGSAA, encoded by the coding sequence ATGGCTCTCTCCGCAAGTCACATCAAACGACTTGCCACGGCCGGCGTGCTCATTGCTGTCCTCGCCGTCTGTCTCGTCATCGGCGGGATCGCCTACTACGCGCTCGTGGGCGCGGCTACACTCATCGGCCTCTGGGAGTTCTACGGCCTGTTCTCCCTGCCGCTGCATGCGCGCCTGGGCGGCATAGTCCTCTACGTCCTGATGCTCGCCGTCACCTACTTCTTCACGCCCATGGCCGGCTTCATCGTGGCGTTGTCCAGCTTTTGGGTGGTGAACGTCGCCTACACGTTCATCTGCGGCGAGGAGCTCCAGCCGGACGTGCCCTCGCGCTACTCCACGCACCTGGTCATGCCCACCGGTCTGGTCTACGTGGGCTGCTCCATTCTGACCTTTCTGATCATGACCCCGGCCGAGGCCGCGCTGGTCGTCGCGCTTGCGGCCGTGTCCGATACGGCGGCGTACTATGCCGGCTCGTACATCGGCGGCCCCAAGATATGGCCTTCCATCAGCCCCAAGAAGACCTGGGCCGGCTCCCTGGCCTCGGTGGTCGGCACGGCCCTGGCTGCACTCGTGGCGGGCATGGTTTTCGGCAAGCTTCTGCCGGGCATGGCCGGGCTGCACTGGTCACTCCTGCCGGTGCTCGGCGCCGCCCTGGCCATTGCCGCGCAGCTCGGCGACTTCTTCGAGTCGGCCATCAAGCGCACCGTGGGCGTCAAGGACGCCGGCAACCTCCTGCCGGGCCACGGCGGCCTGCTGGACCGCATCGACGGCCTGTTGCTGGCCGCGCCCGTGTACGTAATCCTGTGCTACGCCCTGCCCAAGGTTTTCGCCCTCTTCGGCTCCGCGGCCTAG
- the frr gene encoding ribosome recycling factor: MQTILDDAMERMEKAIESLERDFSKLRTGRASTTLVDELKVDYYGTPTPMNQLASISVPDSRSIAIQPWDRNAFGEIEKAIQKSDLGLNPVNDGKLIRINIPPLTEERRKELAKIARKYSEDAKIAVRNIRRDANDAFKKKKNEKEISEDEMHKGQEDVQKLTDDYVANIDKVLENKEKDIMEI, encoded by the coding sequence ATGCAGACAATACTCGACGACGCAATGGAACGCATGGAAAAGGCCATTGAGAGCCTGGAGCGTGATTTCAGCAAGCTGCGTACCGGCCGTGCCTCAACCACGCTGGTGGATGAGCTCAAGGTGGACTACTACGGTACGCCCACACCCATGAACCAGCTGGCTTCCATCTCTGTCCCGGACAGCCGTAGCATCGCCATCCAGCCGTGGGACCGCAACGCGTTCGGCGAGATCGAGAAGGCCATCCAGAAATCCGACCTCGGGCTCAACCCGGTCAACGATGGCAAGCTCATCCGCATCAACATCCCGCCCCTCACCGAGGAGCGCCGCAAAGAGCTGGCCAAGATCGCTCGCAAGTACTCGGAAGACGCCAAGATCGCCGTGCGCAACATCCGCCGCGACGCCAACGACGCGTTCAAGAAGAAAAAGAACGAGAAAGAGATTTCCGAGGACGAGATGCACAAGGGCCAGGAAGACGTGCAGAAGCTCACGGACGACTACGTGGCCAACATCGACAAGGTCCTTGAGAACAAAGAAAAGGACATCATGGAGATCTAA
- the pyrH gene encoding UMP kinase has product MGSIRYSRILLKLSGEALAGDLSFGIDPGTVNAISKEIAEVVAEGVEVALVIGGGNIFRGMAASEQGMDRANADYMGMLATAMNSLALQDSLEKQGLETRVLSAITMREVAEPYIRRRAIRHLEKSRVVIFAAGTGNPFFTTDTAAALRAMEIKADAILKGTKVDGVYDKDPVKNPDAVRYENLTHMDALKDQLRVMDATALSLAMDNNLPIVVFNLFTQGNIKRVVHGENVGTLVQGE; this is encoded by the coding sequence ATGGGTTCAATCCGTTACTCGCGCATCCTGCTCAAGCTCTCTGGCGAGGCCCTGGCAGGCGATCTTTCCTTCGGCATCGATCCCGGAACGGTCAACGCCATCAGCAAGGAGATCGCCGAGGTCGTGGCCGAAGGCGTCGAGGTAGCCCTGGTCATCGGCGGGGGCAACATCTTCCGCGGCATGGCCGCTTCCGAGCAGGGCATGGACCGCGCCAACGCCGACTACATGGGCATGCTCGCCACGGCCATGAACTCCCTGGCGCTGCAGGACTCGCTGGAAAAGCAGGGCCTGGAGACGCGCGTGCTCTCCGCCATTACCATGCGCGAGGTGGCCGAGCCGTACATCCGCCGCCGGGCCATCCGCCATCTGGAAAAAAGCCGCGTGGTCATCTTTGCCGCCGGCACGGGCAACCCCTTCTTCACCACGGACACCGCCGCTGCGCTGCGCGCCATGGAGATCAAGGCCGACGCGATCCTCAAGGGCACCAAGGTGGACGGCGTGTACGACAAGGACCCGGTCAAGAACCCCGACGCCGTGCGCTACGAGAACCTCACCCACATGGACGCCCTCAAGGACCAGCTCAGGGTGATGGATGCCACGGCCCTGTCTCTCGCTATGGACAACAACCTGCCCATCGTCGTATTCAACCTCTTCACGCAAGGAAACATCAAGCGTGTCGTCCATGGAGAAAACGTCGGCACGCTGGTCCAAGGAGAGTGA